The sequence AATGTAATTCGATGTCCCGTTGATGATTCCATAAAAAGATTCAATCCGGTTCGCGGCTAGACCTTCTTTTAAGATGCGGATGATGGGAATGCCCCCGGCGACGCTCCCTTCAAATCCGACATCCAAACCCATTTTCTGGGCCTGTTTATAAATTTCTTCTCCCTGCTCAGACAAAAGCGCCTTATTGGCCGTAACAACATGCTTATTTTTTTTTAACGCGCTTAACAGGATCGTTTTGGCGGGTTCAAATCCGCCGACGAGCTCAACCACGATATCTATTTGAGGATCGTCAACTACCTTTTTAAAATCTGTGACAAAATAAGTGTCAGGAGAAGGAAGGAGGGCCTTTTTTTTCTGATCCAGATCAGCCGCCATCGAAAGGATAATGGGGACACCCACCCGTTTTTCGATCAATGCGGCGTTTTCATGAAGAATCCGGGCGACACCTCCACCCACGGTTCCCAGACCGATCAATCCAACTCGTATCTTATCTTTGTGTGCGGAATTCATGGTTTATGTTTTTGAAGAACCTTTTTGATTCCGGAGATGGCCTGCCGGGTACGATGTTCATTTTCGACAAGCGCAAACCGGACGTATCCTTCTCCCATTTCCCCAAATCCAACGCCCGGCGTAACCGCCACTTTTGCCTTGGAGAGGAGCAGTTTTGAAAATTCCAGAGACCCTAATTGATTAAACGGTTCAGGTATAGGGGCCCACACAAACATGGTCGCCACGGGCATCTCCACCTTCCATCCAATACGGTTAAGGCCTTTGACCAGAACATTTCTCCGTTTCTGGTAGGTTTCAACGACCTCTTTGACGCATTCCTGGGGGCCGTTTAGCGCAATGATGCTGGCGATTTGAACCGGTTGAAAAATTCCGTAATCGAGATAGCTCTTTATTTTCGCCAGCGCACCGATAATTTCTTTATTTCCAACACAAAATCCAACTCTCCACCCAGGCATATTGTAACTTTTCGAAAGGGTATAAAATTCCACCCCGACATCTTTTGCCCCGGGAACCTGAAGAAAACTCGGAGCTTTATACCCTTCAAAGACCAAATCGGCATACGCCAGATCATGAATGACAATTAAATCATTTTCTTTCGCAAATTCAACCACTTTTTGAAAAAACGCGAGATCAACGACGGCCGTCGTCGGATTGTGAGGAAAATTGAGAACTAAAATTTTCGGCTTCGAAGGAGAACTTTCATAAGCGTTGACCAGAGAAGCAAAAAAGTCACCCCCCGGTTTAAGAGGAAATTGAACGATCCTGGCTCCCGCAATGATCATGCTGTAGGCATGAATGGCGTAAGTCGGACCTGGTATTAAAACCGTCTCACCCGGTTCAACGATTGCGAGCGCCAGATGAGAAATCCCCTCTTTGGACCCGATGGTGACAATCGCCTCAGTTTCCGGGTCAAGTTTTACCCCATAAAGCCTTTGATACCAGTCTGTTATCGCTTTTCTAAGCTTAAAAATTCCTTTAGAAAGAGAATAGCGATGATTTCGAGGGTCCTGGGTTGCCTCCACCATTTTATCGACAATATGCTGCGGGGTCGGCATGTCGGGATTTCCCATCCCAAAGTCGATAATATCTTCCCCTTTTTTTCTCGCCTCCACCTTCATGGCGGTCACGGTACTCAGCACATAGGGCGGAAGTTGATTGATTCTATAAAAATTCCTCAAATGTCACCATTATAAACAAAGATTAATTTCATAAATACTTCATAATAAAGGATAAATACAGGACTTGTCAAACTCTACGTTTTTACCCAAGAACAGCGATAGACTTCGCACCCACTTATTAATCATGTCATTGCGAGCACCGAAGGGTGCGTGGCAATCTTATCGTAAAGTCTTGAGATTGCTTCGCTTCGCTCGCAATGACAGCTTTCTAACTCTGTTCTTGGGTTTTTAAGCCCAACGCTAAAACCGAACGGTTTTTCAGTCACCAAATATTATAAGCGGTGCCATCGAGACCTGCCAGATCGCTTCCGCTGTGCAGATCATAAACTCCCCCATCTTCAGCCTCTGCCGGCACTTCTACCCAGGTTTCCGCGGATTGAGTCATGGGGTCTTTTGGAATATTTCGGATATAGCCGTCGTCCACCAGGGAGCGGAGTGTGGAAGGATATTTTCCATGGTCACTGTAATATTGGTCAATCACATCTCTCATAATAAAAAGATCTTTTTTGAGGGCCGCTTCACTGGCGGTAACCGTGGCCGATTTGTAGGACGGGGCGGCAACCGAAATAAGGATGCCCAAAATGGTGATGACAATCAGCATTTCAATTAAAGTGAACCCACGCTGGTCGGCAGTCAAGACTGTTTTCTTATTTAAAATAGGCTGATTCTTCACTTCGTTTTGAGACCCTTTCATCTTTTAGTGAATTTGTTCTTCTTTTAGAACAAACGGAATAATACCATTTTCCTTTTGCAGGAGGCTAGCCGCTTTTTCGGCCTCATCTTCTTTCTGGTATACGCCTAATCTAACCCGATAAACCATCCCGGAAAGACCTTCAAACGGGATCAGGCGGACCGTTTGCCGGTATTGACGGACCAGCTTCTGCTGAAAAAACACGGCATTTTCTTTAATTGAAAAAGCCCCCGCCTGAACGGTAAAAAAGGATTTTGTTTCAGTCGCCGGAGTTTGAACGACCCCGAACATCACCTCCGCCGTTCCTTTTTGCGCCATCCCGAGAACCGAGGCCGCTCCAAAAGAGAGGTCAAGAATCCGGCCGGCAACAAAAGGTCCCCGATCATTTACTTTAACAATAACAGATTTCTCATTTTCAACAGAGATGACCTTAAGAAATGTTCCGAGAGGAAGGGTCCGGTGGGCCGCTGACAGGCCGTACATATTATAAACTTCGCCGCTGCTGGTTTTTCGTCCATGAAAATCCCTGCCGTACCAGGACGCAATTCCCTTGCACCATTTTGTATTTTCCGGGGATTGACTTATGGGGTATTTTAGTTTCTCGGCCGCTTCGGGTTCTACGCATCGGGAAGGTTCGTTAGAAATCCGGATGGGATGGGATGAAAAACATCCGTAAAAAAAAATAACATTTAAAAAAATAAGGGTTGAAAATCTCTTCAATTGATTTTGACAACGCGAGTTTTACAGTAATAACAATATCCTTTCGCGTTTAAAATTCTAAAGCAGGCAGGGCAGGTATCCAGACGTCTTTCTCCCTCTCTTCTCTCTCCGTCTCTCCGTTCCCTGACCCGGCGCTCCTCATCCTCCCTTCGATCGCTTCGTTTGACTCGCTGATCGCTTTTGCTCATTTTTTCGATCCCTTTTTGTCGGTCGAGGAAATCATTTTATTGATTACTTTTTTCTTTCCATCTTCCAAATCATGAAAACGAACGCCAACCCCTTGAGAAATGATACCACCTTTCATGATTTCTTTTTTCCACATCACCTCGCCAATGCAGGTCATTACCGTCTTATTATCTGGCAGGACCATTTCGATTGGAACCCGGTCGCCCACGTTTAAACGATTTTCAGTCGTGAGAGAGAGCCCCCCCGCGCTGATATCATTCGCATAGGCTAAAAAGACACGATCAGATTGTTTTCCTCTCACCTCCATAATAACGAGAGGAATTCGTTGAGACTGCCTTCTTTCGGCTATTAAGGGTTTTGAAACTTCTTCCCGCCTGGGAGCCTTATTCTCTTTCATAAAATTCCTTCCACAAAATTAAAAAAAATTAAATTTTATTAAAACATCATTATTTTCAATATAACAAGATTAAAAAAAACCGTCAATGGAAATGGACAGCAAAAAAATCGTCAGGCGTCAGCCAAACAATAGCCGTAAGGGGCCGGGCGCGGAAAAAAAGGTTAAGACCTTAGAAATTATGGACCTGTTTGAAGGCCGCCAATGACAAAAATTGCACCCTGAGCGCTTGTTGCGGAAAAATAGGTGACCGGTTTGGGTAAAGAAATTTCCTGGTTCCAGGTTAAAAGAGAAGCTGGCGTCGACGAAAAGACCTCCCTTCGGATAATTTCAGGTGTATTGAGAGTTCCTGAAACACCCCCTAAGAGAAAGATTCCGGAAAATTTTTGGATATCCTGTAAATACAAGCCAACAGCCTTACTAATCCCCACTCCGTTGGGTAGTTCCCCCGGAACACAAGAACTGGGGCTACAACTCAGAGCGCCACTAAAAACATTGGCATCAAACGTATAGACCGTATTTGAATTTTGAATTCCATCCCATCCTCCCATAACCCAGAGGCGACTTGCATCCGCGACAGCTGCCGCCGTATAAAGCTTTTTTGGCATCGTGTAGCGGTATACAGAAGAAACGGAATAACCGGGACCGGTTAAATCCGTCGTAAGATTGTAGCCGTAGATTTTTTCTGAAAACACTGTACTCTGCGAACCGACGCAATTAGGGCTGCAATTCGGCGGTGGAAACCCCGATTCAACCCCACCGACCACATATAATCTATTCCCCAATACGACAGAAGCCTGTCCGGTCTCTTCAACCGGGAGATCTCCGACCCATTGCCATGGACCTAATAAAGGAACGGGCGGTTTAACCGAGCTATCCATGGTAATGGCCGCCCGGTAAATTGTTTTCTGAAACCCCATCCCAATACCCCCGATGACATAAATAGCATTGTTATAAATGATACTGGAATGGCCTCGCAATGAAACGGGCAATCTATTTTTTTCAACCGCAAAGTCAGAAAGCACGACAGTTGTTGGTTGAACCAAAACCAAATATCTATAGACCGTATCAACGTTGATCGGATCGGTTGAAAGGGTAGAATCATAATAAGCGCCTCCGAGCACATAAATATAAGAAAGCCCGGAAATAGAATCTGTATAGGTGACACTCGAGGTTTGAAAAAGGGGTTGAGGAAGAGGCACGGATGAAATTTTAACCCCTGAGATGGCGCCTGAGCCTGTCTGCCCCCCCCCGGCGGGAGGATTCGTCTGAAGGATAACAATCTGATCTGTCGTTGTATTTTGAACCGCGGGGGGCGCCGGGTCTTCTTTTCCACACCCTGTCAACAATACGAAGAAAAGAAAAAAACAAATTGGAGCAAGGGTTTTTGGAATCCGGAGGATTGAGAGTAATATCATCTAGATATATTATGCAAGATAAAGACCGAAATAAACATCATAAAATGATCCCTAACTTACTCATAAATAAGGGGTTTTAATAGATAAACCTCATCGAGGCCAAAACAATTCAAATTGACGGAAATTTTTTGCCCAATATGTGAAAAATAAAGATATCTAAAATGCGGCTAATTTCTTTAATCACTTCCTCTGACGGCTTAATTCTCTGTACCAGATCAGGATCCAATTTAAAGGTCCTCTTTAATATCGCCTGGGCAGCCATCGATACCGGGAACGATTGTCCGCAATTTATTGGAAGGCAAGAAGAACAGACAATTCCACCCAAAATGGGAGAAAAACTAACTTGAGGTTGGGATTCGCGACATTTCACGCACCGGTCCAGACACATTTCGTAGCCGGCATATCCGATAAGCTTGGTTTTAAAAAGGTTAATGACATTCGGTGTGGCATTAAAACTTTTCAAGTAATCCAATAATTTAAGAAATAGATTGAAAATGGAGGGAGAGGGATCGCCCTCCGGCGATAAAGATTCCACAAGCAGACAAAAATTGGAAGTATAGATAATCTTATCAAAATCCGATCTTAATTTCTGAAAAGACTCAATAATATCGGATTGAAACAAACGATACATGACCTGGGGGTTTTTATCGTAAATGACCAGGTGTCCAAAAGTGAAGGGCTCCAGCGAACTTCCATATTTATTTTTCATTTTCCTGGCGCCCTTGGCGACCACTTTTATCTTGCCCAGTTTTGAAGAATAAAAGGTCACAAGCTTGTCAGCCTCTCCCAGTTTCAAAGAGTTGATGACGATAGCGTCGGTTTCAATTAAAGGCACGATTTGCTCCGGAATAGGGCGGCTTCAAGGCCCGAAACGATTTGCCAGGTTAGGAAATAAAAGGGCGGCGGAAAGTAAAAACGTCAATACAATCAATATGGAAACCGTCACCCAGGTAATGAGATTAAGGAAACGCGGGTTCGTGTAATTACCCATTAAATAGGGATCGTTGATCAGGAGAATCATAAAAATAAGAACAAAAGGAAGCATTATTCCATTTGCTACCTGCGAAAGAAACATGATTTTCAATAAAGGCGCGTTTGGAATTAAAATGCTGACGGCTCCGATAACGATCAACCCGGTGTAAAGCCACATAAATTGAGGCGCTTCTTTAAACGTTTTATTAATTCCGGCCTCCCATCCAAATCCTTCACAGACATAATAAGCCGTGGCTAACGGTAAAATCGAAGCCGCAAACAATGAGGCGTTTGCAAGACCGAACGCAAAAAGTTCAGCTGCAAATTTTCCGGCAAGCGGCGCTAACGACAGGGCGGCATCTTTGGCTGTTTCCACCGTGATATGATTTTCGAATAAAGTTGCGGCACAGGCCACAATGATAAAAAAGGCCACAACATCGGTAAAAACACACCCTAAAATCACGTCGAGTCTTGAAATCCTGTATTGCTGAATTTCTACCCTTTTTTCAACGATTGCTGATTGCAGATAAAACTGCATCCATGGAGCGATGGTCGTGCCGATGACGCCGATCAGCATGATCAAGTAATCGGTCTGAAACGAAATTTGCGGAACAACCGTTTGAACCAGGATGGTCTTCCATGGCGGATGAGCCAAAAAACCGGAAATAATGT comes from Nitrospirota bacterium and encodes:
- a CDS encoding PilZ domain-containing protein, whose translation is MKENKAPRREEVSKPLIAERRQSQRIPLVIMEVRGKQSDRVFLAYANDISAGGLSLTTENRLNVGDRVPIEMVLPDNKTVMTCIGEVMWKKEIMKGGIISQGVGVRFHDLEDGKKKVINKMISSTDKKGSKK
- a CDS encoding Nramp family divalent metal transporter — protein: MNRKKILLFLSIIGPGIITANVDNDAGGITTYSLAGAQFGYSLLWTLIPITVALIIIQEMASRMGVVTGKGLADLIRENYGIKVTFYLMILLLLTDLGNTVAEFAGWAAAMEIFGVNKYISVPIGALLIWWLVVKGTYRTVEKVFLVACTIYVTYIISGFLAHPPWKTILVQTVVPQISFQTDYLIMLIGVIGTTIAPWMQFYLQSAIVEKRVEIQQYRISRLDVILGCVFTDVVAFFIIVACAATLFENHITVETAKDAALSLAPLAGKFAAELFAFGLANASLFAASILPLATAYYVCEGFGWEAGINKTFKEAPQFMWLYTGLIVIGAVSILIPNAPLLKIMFLSQVANGIMLPFVLIFMILLINDPYLMGNYTNPRFLNLITWVTVSILIVLTFLLSAALLFPNLANRFGP
- the recO gene encoding DNA repair protein RecO; the encoded protein is MPLIETDAIVINSLKLGEADKLVTFYSSKLGKIKVVAKGARKMKNKYGSSLEPFTFGHLVIYDKNPQVMYRLFQSDIIESFQKLRSDFDKIIYTSNFCLLVESLSPEGDPSPSIFNLFLKLLDYLKSFNATPNVINLFKTKLIGYAGYEMCLDRCVKCRESQPQVSFSPILGGIVCSSCLPINCGQSFPVSMAAQAILKRTFKLDPDLVQRIKPSEEVIKEISRILDIFIFHILGKKFPSI
- a CDS encoding aminotransferase class I/II-fold pyridoxal phosphate-dependent enzyme, giving the protein MKVEARKKGEDIIDFGMGNPDMPTPQHIVDKMVEATQDPRNHRYSLSKGIFKLRKAITDWYQRLYGVKLDPETEAIVTIGSKEGISHLALAIVEPGETVLIPGPTYAIHAYSMIIAGARIVQFPLKPGGDFFASLVNAYESSPSKPKILVLNFPHNPTTAVVDLAFFQKVVEFAKENDLIVIHDLAYADLVFEGYKAPSFLQVPGAKDVGVEFYTLSKSYNMPGWRVGFCVGNKEIIGALAKIKSYLDYGIFQPVQIASIIALNGPQECVKEVVETYQKRRNVLVKGLNRIGWKVEMPVATMFVWAPIPEPFNQLGSLEFSKLLLSKAKVAVTPGVGFGEMGEGYVRFALVENEHRTRQAISGIKKVLQKHKP
- a CDS encoding prepilin-type N-terminal cleavage/methylation domain-containing protein: MKGSQNEVKNQPILNKKTVLTADQRGFTLIEMLIVITILGILISVAAPSYKSATVTASEAALKKDLFIMRDVIDQYYSDHGKYPSTLRSLVDDGYIRNIPKDPMTQSAETWVEVPAEAEDGGVYDLHSGSDLAGLDGTAYNIW
- a CDS encoding septal ring lytic transglycosylase RlpA family protein, giving the protein MKRFSTLIFLNVIFFYGCFSSHPIRISNEPSRCVEPEAAEKLKYPISQSPENTKWCKGIASWYGRDFHGRKTSSGEVYNMYGLSAAHRTLPLGTFLKVISVENEKSVIVKVNDRGPFVAGRILDLSFGAASVLGMAQKGTAEVMFGVVQTPATETKSFFTVQAGAFSIKENAVFFQQKLVRQYRQTVRLIPFEGLSGMVYRVRLGVYQKEDEAEKAASLLQKENGIIPFVLKEEQIH